The Kordia sp. SMS9 genome window below encodes:
- a CDS encoding queuosine precursor transporter: MTVADKKLAAKIYLYLAALFITSLVVSNLIFQKFFYWYPVDIEVFGENLFELSVGLLPYPLTFLITDAISEIYGQKKANQVVVAGIFASVFSLGIIFISKSVPATSWSPVNDGTFIKVFGNAPLAVLASMMAYLFAQFIDIQIYHYWKRLTKGKHLWLRNNFSTFASQFVDTFSVITLLCSFGLIAWERYFGLIAAGVIFKIIIAFIDTPFLYLIVYAFRKRFGLKIGEEIDLDDYATATPEK; the protein is encoded by the coding sequence ATGACCGTAGCTGACAAAAAACTTGCTGCTAAAATATACCTATATCTCGCAGCATTATTTATTACTTCCTTAGTAGTTTCCAATCTAATTTTTCAAAAATTCTTCTATTGGTATCCTGTAGATATTGAAGTTTTTGGCGAAAATCTTTTTGAACTTTCTGTAGGATTGTTACCGTATCCACTCACGTTTTTAATTACAGATGCCATCTCTGAAATTTATGGGCAAAAGAAAGCCAATCAAGTAGTGGTAGCAGGAATTTTTGCTTCTGTATTTTCGTTGGGAATCATCTTTATTTCAAAAAGTGTTCCGGCAACTTCTTGGTCGCCCGTAAATGACGGAACGTTTATCAAAGTTTTTGGAAATGCACCTTTAGCAGTTTTAGCGTCTATGATGGCGTATTTATTTGCGCAGTTTATTGATATTCAAATTTATCATTATTGGAAACGACTCACCAAAGGAAAACACTTATGGTTACGTAACAACTTCTCTACCTTCGCTTCTCAATTTGTAGACACCTTTTCAGTAATTACGCTGCTTTGTTCTTTTGGATTGATTGCCTGGGAACGCTATTTTGGCTTAATTGCCGCTGGTGTCATCTTTAAAATTATCATCGCTTTTATTGACACACCTTTTTTATATTTAATTGTATATGCGTTCAGAAAGCGTTTTGGCTTGAAAATTGGTGAAGAGATTGACTTAGACGATTACGCGACTGCAACTCCCGAAAAATAA
- the sppA gene encoding signal peptide peptidase SppA, giving the protein MKFFKRVLSTIVGMTIFVALCFLILFLFLFASAGSGDNLITVKKNTVLELDLNKPIDDYGGRFDYSKVPFFPNEPEYDGLFNIIDAIHQATDDKKIKGISIKNNSIRAGMAQTKALRDALLSFKESGKFIVSYGDFYSQKDYYLNSVADTIYLNPVGALDFKGLSMERMYYKDFQEKYGVKMEVIRHGKYKSAVEGYISQEMSDANREQISVFLQSIWDEMRKEISNSRNISSDELNMLADELAGRTATRALNAKLVDKVGYEDEYEAGIQNAMGKNTLVNRMDMYEYARYTGKRKATDASSDKIAVIYAQGQIMYAEGDETTIGQGVMNEALKEARENDKIKAIVLRVNSPGGSALASELIWREIELTKQVKPVIVSMGDLAASGGYYIACNADQIFAEPNTITGSIGVFGTIPNMHKLAENLGINAEQVGTNKNSIEYSVFEPMSDEQRALIKEGIEDIYDLFTQRVADGRGMTQAAVDSIAQGRVWTGNDAIKIGLVDEIGGLDMALQAAADAAEVSNYQILELPVYEKDLQSIINQYTGGYVQTKEEILREELGDQNYQLLQKMKKLTQMQGPQLLLPYEIEIK; this is encoded by the coding sequence ATGAAATTTTTTAAACGCGTTCTTTCCACTATTGTGGGAATGACCATTTTTGTTGCCTTATGCTTTTTAATCTTGTTTTTATTTTTGTTTGCGAGCGCAGGTTCGGGAGACAATTTAATTACCGTGAAGAAAAACACCGTATTAGAGTTAGATTTGAACAAACCAATTGACGATTACGGCGGACGTTTTGACTACAGCAAGGTTCCTTTTTTTCCAAATGAACCTGAATACGACGGATTGTTCAATATTATTGATGCGATCCATCAGGCAACAGACGACAAAAAAATCAAAGGAATTTCTATCAAAAACAATTCAATTCGCGCTGGAATGGCACAAACCAAAGCCTTGCGTGATGCCTTACTTTCCTTTAAAGAATCGGGAAAATTTATTGTTTCCTATGGCGATTTTTATTCTCAAAAAGATTATTACTTAAATTCCGTAGCAGATACAATTTACTTAAATCCTGTTGGCGCACTAGATTTTAAAGGCTTGTCAATGGAGCGCATGTATTACAAAGATTTTCAAGAGAAATATGGCGTAAAAATGGAAGTCATTCGTCATGGAAAGTACAAAAGTGCGGTAGAAGGCTATATCAGTCAGGAAATGAGTGACGCCAATCGCGAGCAAATTTCTGTGTTTTTGCAGTCCATTTGGGATGAAATGCGCAAAGAAATCAGCAACAGTAGAAATATTTCTTCGGATGAATTAAACATGTTGGCAGACGAATTGGCTGGAAGAACCGCCACACGTGCTTTAAACGCAAAACTTGTGGACAAAGTAGGTTACGAAGACGAATATGAAGCAGGAATTCAAAACGCAATGGGTAAAAATACCTTGGTCAATCGAATGGACATGTACGAATATGCCCGTTATACCGGCAAACGAAAAGCCACAGATGCTTCCAGTGATAAAATTGCCGTGATTTATGCACAAGGGCAAATTATGTATGCGGAAGGTGACGAAACAACCATTGGGCAAGGCGTGATGAATGAAGCATTGAAAGAAGCCCGAGAAAACGACAAAATAAAAGCCATTGTATTGCGTGTCAATTCTCCAGGTGGAAGTGCCCTGGCAAGCGAACTGATTTGGAGAGAAATTGAGCTGACCAAACAAGTAAAACCTGTTATTGTATCTATGGGCGATTTGGCAGCTTCTGGTGGCTATTATATTGCGTGTAATGCAGATCAAATTTTTGCAGAACCCAATACCATTACAGGAAGTATAGGTGTTTTTGGTACGATTCCGAACATGCACAAATTGGCAGAAAATTTAGGCATCAATGCAGAACAAGTTGGCACGAATAAAAACTCCATAGAATACAGTGTTTTTGAACCAATGAGCGATGAACAACGCGCGTTGATTAAAGAAGGCATTGAAGATATTTATGATTTGTTTACACAACGTGTGGCAGACGGTCGTGGCATGACACAAGCTGCTGTAGACAGTATTGCACAAGGACGCGTTTGGACAGGAAATGATGCCATAAAAATTGGCTTAGTCGATGAAATTGGCGGATTGGACATGGCGTTGCAAGCTGCTGCAGACGCCGCAGAAGTTTCAAACTATCAAATTTTGGAATTGCCTGTGTATGAAAAAGATTTGCAAAGTATCATCAATCAGTATACGGGTGGATATGTGCAAACGAAAGAAGAAATTTTACGAGAAGAATTGGGTGATCAAAATTATCAACTCTTGCAAAAAATGAAGAAACTCACACAAATGCAAGGACCACAATTGTTGCTACCTTACGAAATCGAAATTAAATAA
- the folK gene encoding 2-amino-4-hydroxy-6-hydroxymethyldihydropteridine diphosphokinase → MLQTTYIAIGSNVGDKRAHLQNAVQQLSAKIGHVVKISPIYKTPSWGYDGNDFYNACLCITTELSPAEMMAEILEIEVLLGRIRSQRKGYQDRMIDIDIIFYEDHILQTDLLVLPHPLAHERKFVMQPLCDIAPSKIHPTFTKTVSQLNDELPAQGIEKSEETLQNPNSKKDFSRFNYIAIEGNIGAGKTSLATKIAEDFNGKLILERFADNPFLPKFYEDNTRYAFPLEMSFLADRYQQISDDLAQLDLFKDFIVSDYDVVKSLIFAKVTLQAEEYKLYRKLFDIMYKEIPKPDLYVYLYQNTERLLRNIKKRGRDYEQKIPSEYLDKINHGYLEFIRTHKDLNVKIIDVSDLDFVANANDYQKIVSEINDF, encoded by the coding sequence TTGTTACAGACTACATATATCGCTATTGGAAGTAATGTTGGCGACAAACGCGCACATTTACAAAACGCAGTGCAGCAGCTTTCTGCCAAAATTGGACATGTTGTCAAAATTTCGCCAATTTACAAAACGCCTTCTTGGGGTTATGATGGGAACGATTTTTACAATGCGTGTCTATGTATAACTACCGAATTGTCTCCTGCGGAAATGATGGCAGAAATTCTGGAAATCGAAGTTTTGCTCGGACGAATTCGAAGTCAGCGAAAAGGCTACCAAGATCGTATGATTGACATTGATATTATTTTTTATGAAGATCATATCTTACAAACCGATTTGTTAGTGTTGCCGCATCCGTTGGCGCATGAACGTAAATTTGTGATGCAACCGTTGTGCGATATTGCGCCGAGTAAAATTCATCCTACATTTACAAAAACGGTATCGCAATTAAATGATGAACTTCCAGCGCAAGGCATTGAAAAAAGTGAGGAAACTTTGCAGAATCCGAATAGTAAAAAAGATTTTTCTCGTTTTAATTACATTGCCATAGAAGGGAACATTGGCGCGGGAAAAACTTCGTTAGCCACTAAAATTGCAGAAGATTTCAATGGAAAGTTGATTTTAGAACGTTTTGCCGACAATCCGTTTTTGCCAAAATTTTACGAAGACAACACACGCTATGCATTTCCATTAGAAATGTCGTTTTTGGCAGATCGGTATCAGCAAATTTCAGACGATTTAGCGCAACTAGATTTATTTAAAGATTTCATTGTGTCGGATTATGATGTGGTAAAATCGCTCATCTTTGCAAAAGTGACGTTGCAGGCAGAAGAATACAAACTGTACCGAAAGTTGTTTGATATCATGTACAAAGAAATTCCAAAGCCCGATTTGTATGTGTATTTGTATCAAAATACCGAACGTTTGCTGCGAAACATCAAAAAACGTGGACGCGATTACGAACAAAAAATACCTTCCGAATACTTAGATAAAATCAACCACGGATATTTAGAATTTATCCGTACGCATAAAGATTTAAACGTAAAAATCATTGACGTTTCCGATTTGGATTTCGTTGCCAATGCTAATGATTATCAGAAGATTGTAAGTGAAATTAATGATTTTTAG
- a CDS encoding LytTR family DNA-binding domain-containing protein, with the protein MIVEKTKKHRVPIEDTYTYLRVGSKHQGTYIDKSQIIYIKACESYAWLYLKDGSKILSSKTIGFYEQLFCDDNFSRIHRSYLINLSHVKQYEPRYRLMYLHGEHVLPVSHRKNRVIAKMTRTQETNMPFKMAV; encoded by the coding sequence ATGATTGTAGAAAAAACAAAAAAACACAGGGTTCCTATTGAAGATACATATACGTATCTGCGAGTTGGAAGTAAACACCAAGGTACATACATTGACAAATCACAGATTATCTACATAAAAGCTTGTGAAAGTTACGCATGGCTCTACTTAAAAGATGGTTCAAAAATACTCAGTAGTAAAACTATTGGATTTTATGAGCAGTTATTTTGTGATGACAATTTCTCTCGAATTCATCGTTCGTACTTAATCAATCTTTCACATGTAAAGCAGTATGAGCCACGCTATCGCTTGATGTATCTACATGGTGAACATGTACTTCCAGTAAGTCACCGCAAGAATCGTGTGATTGCTAAGATGACGCGCACTCAAGAAACCAACATGCCATTTAAGATGGCAGTATAA
- a CDS encoding DUF6443 domain-containing protein: MKKYIFALLLICGLGLTANAQRNCLTHYYDLDRDGYGSILFTGTETVTSQFAEHNRLVCNNDDCDDTDPEINPDSYWVVFVDGDGDGSYIVDSVENACVPTNQNAVLIGENVILENFSGLQLDCNDADGSITQAIPYYEDVDGDGFGDIGALLLSCAGTPPSGYVINAGDTCPNTFGLYNGCPDVTTVVGIDQNRNYVHTIAYQQPVYLTALTSIQERDKLEQITYFDGLGRAQMKIAIGQSPKDNRDIKTIVSYDSYGRANTQFLPYVSTQKGGGFFSPASGGTLSFTAVDKEIKYQQQFYHNKYSEDVSSFVPNNGGLTMLNNLGNIPQELLDDIPNDTPETGFLYPSYSTNVYDEIDRVTQAAAPGKDWSLEFNHTIKMQYDLNDQTVDAVKRFDVTHPVGAPEDIQFTANGLYPSETLYKTITKDENWQPGQTYPTDHTTEEFKNKSGQVVLKRTYDGSNTLDTYYIYDDFGNLTYVLPPMASIAATIDTDVLNTLCYQYKYDHRNRLIEKKIPAKGWEYIVYDTLDRPILTQDVNLRTKDKWLFTKYDALGRVVYTGKFGDKQTRGQLQSIAENYPLYESKTTTPSMVNGTSVYYTNNAYPNDGTVELYTVNYYDDYLWDTGTSYEANYNLNESTGVLTTGIEHKKPALLSPSWTNSGFTSEGSISGDGYIQYTITQTDNQRVMVGLTDETTSGNLHYNTIDYAIYTGYGTDRRVLVYKEGVQESFAATYCEIGDTFRVERAGNQILFKKNGVVFHGVTTSFTGTLVGDASFYDPDTAIENVYIGYSVMGQAFTQNVKGLATGSKVRVLDTNDWITTVSYYDEKGRGIHTSSKNDYLETTDAVSSLLDFSGKVLKTNTTHKQLSNDPVVTADEYVYDTGNRLLYQTKQINNQGKELMSKNHYDELGQLIQKQVGGSLPALSLFGDFSNITQDKEVLSKTTANNWDGGVSTTTTINGDGYLSYIVPQTNKTMIVGLSDVVGDNSYQSIKYGIYTSSIGDIHIRENGSTTWNVDSYVGGDELKIERRGTTVYYLKNNQIIFISNVIDNGMPLLGDVAMFHQDATIRDLVLVDLEKELQEVDYTYNIHGWLKGINDVNNQGDDLFSFALTYNDIADPSKQLFNGNISSTFWKTKGQDSSLKDYIYTYDPLNRIKSAVDNTANYNLDDVKYDLNGNITDLTRKGHLNAMATDFDIMDNLRYQYHGNQLLNVTDISNITSGFNDGNTNSSTDPTNANNDFVYDANGNMIVDKNKGITGISYNHLNLPTQISFDNSSSITYIYDATGAKQQKVVYDQSTETTQETKYAGNYIYKKSDAQTAVALTFFNSEEGYIEPQFDPSKPEKIIGFNYTYQYKDHLGNIRLSYEDINGNGIIKADDEIKEENHYYPFGLKHKGYNNAIIGRDHQYGYGFEGGKEEQNELGLNWIDYGARNYDASVGRWFSADNMAENFYNWTPYKYGMNNPIFYTDPDGNCETCWTRFWGVVQAVGGVLEMAVGAVGIVAPEPATSVGGGLLLTNGWDNAQAGIRSAWTGESKDTFLHMGVEATAEALGASPETANTIATVAEVGTGVAGVVSAVSKGSKIAKGANNVADATVVGPRMFDDVADSKIDDTILNNISGGLDRRVQNPGDKTFSTERAARREAFRKNNVPTSQANNFTVEDVYGRNQNLLGNNGEPTQLITTKGLNGTTVRINYHSNGHRFLDNGTFEYPHYHGPQGQHYSIIPPVIE, encoded by the coding sequence ATGAAAAAATACATATTCGCCCTTTTACTTATTTGTGGTTTAGGGCTAACCGCAAACGCACAGAGGAATTGCTTAACCCACTACTATGATCTAGATCGAGATGGTTATGGAAGTATATTATTCACAGGTACAGAAACTGTGACGTCACAATTTGCAGAACACAACAGACTGGTATGTAATAATGATGATTGCGATGATACCGATCCAGAAATCAATCCTGATAGCTATTGGGTGGTATTTGTTGATGGTGATGGCGACGGATCTTACATCGTTGACAGTGTCGAAAATGCATGTGTTCCTACAAATCAAAATGCTGTTTTGATTGGAGAGAATGTAATATTAGAAAACTTCTCTGGATTACAATTGGATTGTAATGATGCCGATGGAAGTATCACACAAGCAATTCCATATTATGAAGATGTAGATGGTGATGGATTTGGAGATATAGGAGCGTTACTATTGTCATGTGCTGGAACGCCTCCAAGTGGCTATGTAATCAATGCTGGCGATACTTGTCCAAATACATTTGGCTTATACAATGGATGTCCTGATGTGACTACAGTAGTAGGAATTGATCAAAACAGAAATTATGTACATACCATTGCCTATCAACAACCTGTATACCTAACAGCACTCACGAGCATTCAAGAGCGCGATAAGTTAGAACAAATTACCTATTTTGATGGTTTGGGGCGTGCGCAAATGAAAATAGCCATTGGGCAGTCTCCTAAGGATAATAGAGATATAAAAACCATTGTTTCTTACGATAGTTATGGACGCGCCAATACACAGTTTTTACCGTATGTAAGTACGCAAAAAGGTGGAGGGTTTTTTAGTCCAGCCTCCGGAGGTACACTCTCTTTTACGGCAGTTGATAAAGAAATAAAATATCAACAACAGTTTTATCATAATAAGTATAGTGAAGATGTATCTAGTTTTGTTCCGAATAATGGTGGACTTACCATGCTAAATAATTTAGGGAATATTCCACAGGAATTACTTGACGATATTCCAAATGATACACCAGAGACAGGATTTTTATATCCATCGTACAGTACCAATGTATATGATGAGATTGACAGAGTCACCCAAGCGGCAGCTCCAGGAAAAGATTGGTCTTTAGAATTTAATCATACCATTAAAATGCAATATGATTTGAATGATCAAACGGTGGATGCTGTAAAACGTTTTGATGTAACTCATCCAGTAGGAGCTCCAGAAGATATTCAGTTTACAGCCAATGGTTTGTATCCCTCAGAAACGCTTTACAAAACAATTACCAAAGATGAAAACTGGCAACCCGGACAAACGTATCCTACAGATCACACCACAGAAGAATTTAAAAACAAATCGGGACAAGTCGTATTGAAGCGTACCTATGATGGATCAAATACTTTAGATACCTATTATATCTATGACGATTTTGGCAATCTCACCTATGTATTGCCGCCAATGGCATCGATAGCAGCAACGATTGATACCGATGTACTCAACACACTTTGTTATCAATACAAATACGATCATCGAAATAGACTCATTGAAAAGAAGATTCCTGCCAAAGGATGGGAATATATTGTCTACGATACATTAGATCGCCCCATACTTACCCAAGATGTGAATTTAAGAACCAAGGATAAGTGGTTATTTACCAAATATGATGCGCTTGGACGCGTGGTGTACACAGGAAAGTTTGGAGATAAACAAACTAGAGGTCAATTGCAAAGTATTGCAGAAAACTATCCACTATACGAATCAAAGACTACTACACCATCTATGGTCAATGGTACAAGTGTGTATTACACCAATAATGCCTATCCAAATGATGGAACTGTTGAGTTGTATACTGTAAATTACTATGACGATTATCTATGGGATACAGGAACTTCCTATGAAGCCAATTATAATCTTAATGAAAGTACAGGAGTACTTACTACGGGAATTGAACATAAAAAACCTGCGTTGCTCTCTCCTTCATGGACAAACTCAGGATTTACATCAGAAGGAAGTATTAGTGGCGATGGATATATTCAATACACCATTACTCAGACAGATAATCAGCGTGTCATGGTGGGACTTACCGATGAAACGACTTCGGGTAATTTACATTACAATACAATTGATTATGCTATTTATACAGGATATGGAACAGATAGACGTGTTTTAGTCTACAAAGAAGGTGTTCAAGAATCTTTTGCTGCTACGTATTGCGAGATTGGAGATACTTTTAGAGTAGAACGCGCGGGCAATCAAATTCTATTTAAAAAGAACGGAGTGGTTTTTCATGGAGTTACGACTAGCTTTACAGGAACGCTGGTAGGAGATGCCTCTTTTTACGATCCTGATACAGCTATTGAAAATGTGTATATCGGATATTCTGTAATGGGACAAGCCTTTACCCAAAATGTAAAAGGATTGGCTACAGGAAGCAAAGTACGTGTATTAGATACCAATGATTGGATTACGACGGTTTCTTATTATGATGAAAAAGGACGTGGAATTCATACAAGTTCTAAAAACGATTACTTGGAAACCACCGATGCGGTGAGTAGTTTGTTAGACTTTTCAGGAAAAGTGCTAAAAACAAATACAACACATAAGCAGCTAAGTAATGATCCTGTGGTAACCGCTGATGAGTATGTGTATGATACAGGGAATAGATTGCTCTATCAAACCAAACAGATCAACAATCAGGGGAAAGAACTGATGTCAAAAAATCATTATGATGAACTCGGACAACTCATTCAAAAGCAAGTCGGAGGTAGTTTACCGGCTTTAAGTCTATTTGGCGATTTTAGCAATATCACCCAAGACAAAGAAGTACTAAGTAAAACAACGGCTAATAATTGGGATGGAGGTGTATCCACAACAACTACAATTAACGGCGATGGATATCTAAGTTATATAGTTCCACAGACCAACAAAACTATGATTGTTGGGCTTTCAGACGTTGTGGGCGATAACAGCTATCAAAGCATAAAATATGGTATCTATACTTCTTCCATTGGTGATATTCATATTCGTGAAAATGGAAGTACCACTTGGAATGTAGATAGTTATGTAGGCGGAGATGAGTTAAAGATTGAGCGTAGAGGAACAACAGTGTATTATCTAAAAAACAATCAAATTATCTTTATCTCCAATGTTATAGATAACGGAATGCCATTATTAGGCGATGTAGCCATGTTTCATCAAGATGCTACCATTAGAGACTTAGTTCTTGTTGATTTAGAAAAAGAATTGCAAGAGGTAGACTACACTTATAACATTCATGGATGGCTCAAAGGGATTAATGATGTCAACAATCAAGGAGATGACCTCTTTAGTTTTGCGCTCACATACAATGATATTGCTGATCCAAGCAAGCAATTATTCAATGGAAACATTAGCAGCACATTTTGGAAGACCAAAGGACAGGATAGTTCCTTAAAAGATTATATATACACGTATGATCCGCTTAATAGAATAAAAAGCGCGGTAGACAATACAGCAAATTACAACTTGGATGATGTAAAGTATGATCTCAATGGAAACATTACCGATCTGACTCGAAAAGGACATCTCAATGCAATGGCTACCGACTTTGATATCATGGACAACCTTAGGTATCAATACCATGGAAATCAGTTGTTAAATGTAACGGATATCAGCAATATAACATCTGGGTTTAACGATGGAAATACAAACTCAAGTACAGATCCAACCAATGCAAACAATGACTTTGTGTATGATGCCAATGGAAACATGATTGTGGATAAAAACAAAGGCATTACAGGCATCAGTTACAATCATTTAAACTTACCGACGCAAATTTCATTTGATAATAGCAGTAGTATTACGTACATTTACGATGCAACAGGCGCAAAGCAACAAAAAGTTGTGTATGACCAAAGTACTGAAACAACACAAGAAACAAAGTATGCAGGGAATTACATTTACAAAAAGTCAGATGCACAAACCGCTGTTGCACTTACGTTCTTTAACAGTGAAGAAGGCTATATAGAGCCACAATTTGATCCAAGTAAACCAGAAAAGATCATAGGATTTAACTATACCTATCAATACAAAGATCATCTTGGGAATATTCGACTTTCGTATGAAGACATCAATGGAAACGGCATTATCAAAGCTGATGATGAGATCAAGGAAGAAAATCATTATTATCCCTTTGGATTAAAACATAAAGGGTATAATAACGCAATAATTGGAAGAGACCATCAGTATGGATATGGTTTTGAAGGCGGAAAAGAAGAGCAGAACGAACTTGGACTTAATTGGATTGATTATGGAGCTAGAAATTATGATGCTTCTGTAGGAAGATGGTTTTCTGCAGATAATATGGCAGAAAATTTCTATAACTGGACGCCATATAAGTATGGAATGAACAACCCTATATTTTATACTGACCCTGATGGAAATTGTGAAACATGTTGGACACGTTTTTGGGGAGTAGTTCAGGCAGTTGGTGGAGTCCTTGAAATGGCAGTAGGCGCTGTAGGTATTGTAGCGCCAGAGCCAGCTACATCAGTTGGAGGTGGTTTATTATTAACTAATGGATGGGATAATGCTCAAGCTGGAATAAGATCCGCATGGACAGGAGAGTCAAAAGACACTTTTTTGCACATGGGTGTTGAAGCTACAGCAGAAGCTTTAGGAGCTAGTCCTGAGACAGCAAATACAATAGCAACAGTTGCAGAAGTAGGTACAGGTGTGGCTGGTGTGGTAAGTGCGGTAAGTAAAGGTTCTAAGATAGCCAAAGGTGCAAATAATGTTGCAGATGCTACTGTCGTAGGGCCCAGAATGTTTGATGATGTTGCTGATTCAAAAATAGATGATACTATTTTAAATAATATAAGTGGTGGCTTAGATAGAAGAGTGCAAAATCCTGGGGATAAAACATTTTCTACAGAAAGAGCAGCAAGAAGAGAAGCTTTTAGAAAGAATAACGTACCTACATCTCAGGCAAATAATTTCACTGTGGAAGATGTCTATGGTAGAAACCAAAATTTACTAGGTAACAATGGAGAACCAACACAACTTATAACGACTAAAGGACTGAATGGGACAACGGTAAGAATAAATTATCATAGTAATGGTCATCGTTTTTTAGATAATGGTACTTTTGAATATCCACACTATCACGGACCACAAGGACAACACTACTCAATCATACCTCCAGTAATAGAATAA
- a CDS encoding IS1 family transposase: MKCKNCKGLAVKNGKQSNGKQRYYCKICKLSFQRSYNYRAYKIDTNKSIYQLLRESVGITAIARLLSISKTTIIKRIKEMACLITKPLFDERHQYYELNEMRVVVGYKLNEAWITYAINRYTKKIINFIVGRRTKRNISVITKSVLQLYPKMIFTDQLKTYKSLIPKTQHDTRKKNTTVIERHNLTLRTHLKRLSRRTICFSKTFEMLEATLKLYLWGYQLKF, encoded by the coding sequence ATGAAATGTAAGAACTGTAAAGGTCTAGCGGTTAAAAATGGTAAACAATCAAACGGTAAGCAACGGTATTACTGTAAAATCTGTAAACTGAGTTTTCAAAGAAGCTATAATTATAGAGCTTATAAAATTGATACCAATAAAAGTATCTATCAATTACTAAGAGAAAGTGTTGGCATAACGGCTATTGCACGATTACTTTCTATATCAAAGACTACGATTATTAAACGCATAAAAGAGATGGCTTGCTTGATAACAAAGCCATTATTTGATGAACGACATCAATATTACGAACTTAATGAAATGCGAGTCGTAGTTGGTTACAAATTAAATGAAGCTTGGATCACGTATGCAATCAATAGATATACCAAAAAAATAATCAACTTTATTGTCGGGAGAAGAACCAAACGAAATATTTCTGTAATTACAAAATCAGTACTTCAACTTTACCCAAAGATGATATTTACCGATCAACTAAAAACATATAAAAGCCTTATTCCCAAAACTCAACATGACACTAGAAAGAAAAATACAACAGTCATTGAAAGACACAATTTAACCTTACGTACACACCTAAAACGTCTCTCAAGAAGAACAATTTGTTTTAGTAAAACCTTTGAGATGCTAGAAGCAACCTTGAAACTCTATCTTTGGGGGTATCAATTAAAGTTTTGA